A portion of the Oxynema aestuarii AP17 genome contains these proteins:
- a CDS encoding PIN/TRAM domain-containing protein gives MLDAIIILTFILAGAGIGFYGIDMLPASAIDRVTNVEGLRSVTAGFGALIGGAIGLSVQTTYRRAETQVRQMPIDVLITRSIGLVMGLLVANLMLAPVFLLPIPSEFAFIKPLAAILGSVMFAFLGVALADTHGRAFLRLINPHSLEAMLVAEGTLKPAATKVIDTSCIIDGRLESLLETGFLEGQLLIPQFVLQELQMVADASNDQKRVRGRRGLDILNRIEEHYPDRVVIHSADYDDLQTVDAKLVRLAQEINATLLTNDYNLSKVASVQKVPVLNVNDLTQAVRPVYLPGDSLDLKILKEGKEAAQGVGYLEDGTMVVVEEGGTHIGDEIRVVVTSALQTSAGRMIFARPHTSVVA, from the coding sequence ATGCTTGATGCAATCATTATCCTTACCTTCATCCTAGCAGGAGCGGGGATCGGCTTCTACGGCATCGATATGCTTCCGGCTTCTGCCATCGATCGCGTGACCAATGTCGAAGGGTTGCGCTCCGTCACCGCCGGATTCGGCGCCTTAATTGGCGGCGCGATCGGCTTGTCAGTGCAGACCACTTACCGACGGGCCGAAACCCAAGTGCGCCAAATGCCGATCGACGTGCTGATCACGCGATCGATCGGTTTAGTCATGGGACTGTTGGTCGCCAATTTAATGCTCGCCCCGGTCTTTTTACTGCCGATTCCTTCTGAATTTGCCTTTATCAAGCCCCTAGCGGCGATTCTCGGCAGTGTCATGTTTGCCTTTTTGGGCGTCGCCCTCGCAGACACCCACGGACGCGCTTTTTTGCGGCTGATCAACCCCCACAGCCTCGAAGCGATGCTCGTCGCCGAAGGCACCCTCAAACCCGCCGCCACCAAAGTGATCGATACCAGTTGCATCATCGACGGTCGCCTCGAATCCTTGCTCGAAACGGGCTTTCTCGAAGGACAACTGCTCATCCCCCAGTTCGTCTTGCAAGAATTGCAAATGGTCGCCGATGCGTCTAACGATCAAAAACGGGTACGCGGACGACGGGGCCTCGACATCCTCAACCGCATCGAGGAACATTATCCCGATCGCGTGGTCATTCACTCGGCAGATTACGACGATTTACAAACCGTCGATGCCAAATTGGTGCGTTTGGCTCAAGAAATTAACGCCACCTTGCTCACCAACGACTACAACTTAAGTAAAGTCGCCAGCGTTCAGAAAGTTCCGGTTCTCAACGTCAACGACCTCACCCAAGCCGTCCGCCCCGTCTACCTTCCCGGAGACAGTCTCGATTTGAAAATCCTCAAAGAAGGGAAAGAAGCGGCCCAAGGCGTCGGTTATCTCGAAGATGGCACGATGGTGGTCGTCGAAGAAGGAGGAACTCATATCGGCGACGAAATCCGAGTGGTCGTCACTTCCGCCTTGCAAACTTCTGCCGGACGCATGATTTTCGCCCGTCCTCATACCTCTGTCGTTGCGTGA